TGTCGTCGTCGGTCTCCACCTCGGTGCAGTTGCCGACCAGGTCGCTGGCCTGCATCTGCTGCTTGGCCGCGTTACAGCTCTGGCCGAGCACGTCCGGGACGGTGGATTTCGCTTCGGCCTTGGCGACGGTGAGGGTGATCGTGGAGCCCTTCTCCACCTCCTCGCCCAATTCCGGGTTCTGCTCGAGGACGGTGCCGGGCTCCTCCGAGGACTCCTTCGACTTCGTCTCGACCACGAACTGGTACTTGTCGCCCTCCAGTGTCGCCTTGGCGTCGTCCAGGCTGTCGCCGACGACGCTCGGCACCGCCACCTTCGGCGCCCCGGTCGACACGACCAGGGAGATGGTGTCGCCCTTGGTGACCGTCTTCCCGGCCTTCGGGTCCTGGGTGCAGATGTTGCCCTTGGCCTGGTTGTCGCAGGGCTTGTTGGAGAAGCTCAGTTCGAGGTCGGAGTTCTTGGCCAGCTGCTGGGCGCTCTGCTTCGTCTCACCGACGAAGTTCGGTGCCGGGAGCGCGTCGTTGCTCGCGCCGCCGTCGCCGCTGAACGCCCACCGGCCGATCAGGATCGCCCCGACCAGGACGAGGATGCCCGCGACGACGAGCAGGATCGTGGAGGTGTTGGACTTGCGCTGCTGCCCGCGGCGCCGGTCGGGGCGGTCGTCGTAGCCGTAGCCGCCGTCGTCCGGGTTCATGGGGGGCAGCATGGACGTGGCGCCCGCGCCGGAGTCCGCGCGCAGGGCCGTCGTCGGCTGGTCGTCGGGGTAGCCGCCGTAACCCACCGCGCCCATCGCGGCCGTGGCGGCGACCGGCTGGCCGTCGAGGCAGGCCTCGATGTCGGCGCGCATCTCGTCGGCCGACTGGTAGCGGTAGTCCGGGTCCTTGACGAGCGCCTTCAGCACGATCGCGTCCATGTCGGGCGTGATCTCGGGGTCGAAGACGCTCGGTGACTGCGGCTCCTCCCGGACGTGCTGGTAGGCCACGGCCACCGGGGAGTCGCCGACGAAGGGCGGACGGACGGTCAGCAGCTCGTAGAGCAGACAGCCGGTGGAGTACAGGTCGGACCGGGCGTCGACCTGCTCGCCCTTCGCCTGCTCCGGCGAGAGGTACTGGGCGGTGCCGATGACCGCGGAGGTCTGCGTCATCGTCATGCCGGAGTCGCCCATGGCGCGGGCGATGCCGAAGTCCATGACCTTGACCTGGCCGTTGCGCGTCAGCATGACGTTCGCCGGCTTGATGTCGCGGTGGACGATACCGGCGCGGTGGGAGTACTCCAGGGCCTGGAGGATGCCGATGGTCATCTCCATGGACCGCTCCGGCAGCAGCTTGCGGCCGGAGTGCAGCAGTTCACGCAGCGTCGAGCCGTCCACGTACTCCATGACGATGTACGGGATCGACACGTTGTCGATGTAGTCCTCGCCCGTGTCGTAGACCGCGACGATCGCGGGATGGTTGAGCGAGGCGGCCGACTGGGCCTCCCGGCGGAACCGGGCCTGGAAGGAAGGGTCACGCGCGAGATCCGCGCGCAGCGTCTTCACCGCCACGGTGCGGCCGAGACGGGTGTCATGCGCGAGGTAGACCTCCGCCATGCCACCACGCCCGAGCACCTGGCCCAGTTCGTACCGGCCGCCGAGGCGACGCGGCTCTTCCATAGCTACCTACCAGCCCTCTCCGTCGGTCCCGACCGGCATGTTTGTACGGTCGGAGGCTGCCGTCCGGGCCTACCGTACCCGGCTCGCTCTGTGTGACCTGGCCAAGCCCGTCAGCCGATACAGGACCGGTATCGCAACGTGCACCGATGTGAAGCAGGCGTGAGCAGGGTCACCTCTTGCTGTCGATGACCGCCTCCATCACGTTCCTCGCGATCGGTGCCGCGAGGCCGCCGCCGGAGATGTCGTCACGGACGGCGTCGTCGTCCTCGACGACGACCGCCACGGCGACCGGCGAGCTGCCGTCCTCGCCCTTGGCGTAGGAGATGAACCACGCGTAGGGGTTCTCGCTGTTGTCGACGCCGTGCTGGGCGGTACCGGTCTTGCCGCCCACCTTGACGCCGTCGATCTTGGCGTTCGAGCCCGTTCCCTTGTCGACGACCGTCTCCATCATCGACTGGAGGATCTGGGCGTTCTCCGCCGACAGCGGCTGGCTCAGCTCTTCCGGATCGGTCTTCTCGATCGGGTCGACGCCGGGCGACTGGAGCTCGTCGACCATGTACGGCTTCATCAGCTTGCCGTCGTTGGCGACGGCCGAGGCGACCATGGCCATCTGCAGCGGGGTGGCCGCGGTGTTGAACTGGCCGATGGACGACAGTGCCGTCTGCGACGGGTTCATGCCGTCGGAGAAGACCGAGGCGGTGGAGCGGACGGGGGTGAACTGCTCCTCGGTGAAGCCGAACTCCTTCGCCTGGGCCAGCATCTTCTCGTTGCCGAGGTCGGCGCCGATCTTGCCGAAGACGGTGTTGCAGGAGTACTGGAGGGCCACCCGCAGCGTCGCGTTCTTGCAGGGGATGTTGCCCTCGTTGGGCAGCTTGGTGTTGGTGCCCTCCATGGTCCACGGGTCCGGCGAGTCGGTCTTCTCGTCCGGGTTCGTGTACAGGCCGTCCTCGAGGGCGGCGGCCGCGGTGACGACCTTGAAGGTGGAGCCCGGCGGGTAGGTCTCGCGCAGGGCGCGGTTCAGCGTCGGGTCGTCCGGGTTGTTCTTCTTCAGCAGCTTCTGCCAGGCCTTGGTGTCCGTCGTCGTGGAGTTGCCCGCGAAGGACGAGGGGTCGTACGACGGGTAGGAGGCGAGCGCCAGGATCTTGCCGGTCGACGGCTCGATCGCGGCGACGGCGCCCTTGCCGCCCTGCTTCTTCAGGCCGTTGTAGGCGGCCTTCTGCGCGGCGGCGTTCAGGGTCGTGACGACGTTGCCGCCCTGCTGCTTCTTGCCCGTGAGCATGTCGAGGGTGTTGCGGAAGAACAGCCGGTCGTCGTTCCCGGTGAGGATGCCGTCCTCGAGGTTCTCCAGCTGGGTGGCGCCGAAGGCCTGCGAGGCGTAGCCGGTGACCGGCGCCCACATGGCACCGTCCTTGTAGGTGCGCTTGAACTTGAAGTCGCTGCCCGGCGTCTCGGCGGAACCGGTGATCGGCTTTCCGTCGACGATGATGTCGCCGCGCGGGGAGGCGTAGCGCTCGATGATGACGCGACGGTTGTTCTTGTCGGTCCTGAGCTCGTCCGCCTGGACGTACTGGATCCAGTTGTCGCGGATCAGTAGTGCCATGACGAGCAGGCCACAGAAGATCGCGATCCGGCGCAGGGGCTTGTTCATGACGGGCGGACCACCTGGGTCATCTCGGCGTCGGGGTTGGCGGCGGGCGCGGGGGCCGGGCGGCGGGCCGTGTCGCTGATTCTCAGCAGGATGCCGATCAGGGCCCAGTTGG
This is a stretch of genomic DNA from Streptomyces hawaiiensis. It encodes these proteins:
- the pknB gene encoding Stk1 family PASTA domain-containing Ser/Thr kinase; the encoded protein is MEEPRRLGGRYELGQVLGRGGMAEVYLAHDTRLGRTVAVKTLRADLARDPSFQARFRREAQSAASLNHPAIVAVYDTGEDYIDNVSIPYIVMEYVDGSTLRELLHSGRKLLPERSMEMTIGILQALEYSHRAGIVHRDIKPANVMLTRNGQVKVMDFGIARAMGDSGMTMTQTSAVIGTAQYLSPEQAKGEQVDARSDLYSTGCLLYELLTVRPPFVGDSPVAVAYQHVREEPQSPSVFDPEITPDMDAIVLKALVKDPDYRYQSADEMRADIEACLDGQPVAATAAMGAVGYGGYPDDQPTTALRADSGAGATSMLPPMNPDDGGYGYDDRPDRRRGQQRKSNTSTILLVVAGILVLVGAILIGRWAFSGDGGASNDALPAPNFVGETKQSAQQLAKNSDLELSFSNKPCDNQAKGNICTQDPKAGKTVTKGDTISLVVSTGAPKVAVPSVVGDSLDDAKATLEGDKYQFVVETKSKESSEEPGTVLEQNPELGEEVEKGSTITLTVAKAEAKSTVPDVLGQSCNAAKQQMQASDLVGNCTEVETDDDNQVGKVIQTTPQAGTSVDPNSSVNIQIGKKKEQQKVKVPQVVGQTVGQAKQILAQQGFTSIQFANGSDQSDNALVAGQNPGPDQEVDDPASTTITLQTVGIGNNNGGNNGGGNGGIFGGLNGSNEDD
- a CDS encoding peptidoglycan D,D-transpeptidase FtsI family protein; this translates as MNKPLRRIAIFCGLLVMALLIRDNWIQYVQADELRTDKNNRRVIIERYASPRGDIIVDGKPITGSAETPGSDFKFKRTYKDGAMWAPVTGYASQAFGATQLENLEDGILTGNDDRLFFRNTLDMLTGKKQQGGNVVTTLNAAAQKAAYNGLKKQGGKGAVAAIEPSTGKILALASYPSYDPSSFAGNSTTTDTKAWQKLLKKNNPDDPTLNRALRETYPPGSTFKVVTAAAALEDGLYTNPDEKTDSPDPWTMEGTNTKLPNEGNIPCKNATLRVALQYSCNTVFGKIGADLGNEKMLAQAKEFGFTEEQFTPVRSTASVFSDGMNPSQTALSSIGQFNTAATPLQMAMVASAVANDGKLMKPYMVDELQSPGVDPIEKTDPEELSQPLSAENAQILQSMMETVVDKGTGSNAKIDGVKVGGKTGTAQHGVDNSENPYAWFISYAKGEDGSSPVAVAVVVEDDDAVRDDISGGGLAAPIARNVMEAVIDSKR